CCGCCCGCCCACGCCCTCGGCGTAGAGGTACTTCCCGTACAGCTCGGGAATCCGCCACCCCCGGTAGACGAACCCTCCGACCAGGGCGTTGCCGCTGTCGCCGCAGGGCCGGTCGGCCCGGGGCGTGTGATCGAAGGCGGCGACGGGATACGTGTACCCGTACCGGGCGTCGTCGGCGGGCAGCGCGAAGACCCCGCAGGTCGGATTGTCGGCCTTGCGGTACGCGAAGGGGCCCTCGCGGTGGCTCCAGCCGAAGTTGTCGCCCGCCCGGACCTCGTACACCGAGTCCACCCGGTGCTCGCCGATGTTGCCGGTGAACATCTGCCCCCGGCCTGCCGTGTCCCAGCTGAAACGGTGGGGGTTGCGCAGCCCGTACGCCCAGATCTCCCCGAGGGTGCCCGCCTCGGGCGGGTCGGACGCGAAGGGGTTGCCCGCGGGGACGCCGTACTTGCCGCCGGGGCCGTCCCGCCTGTCGGGGTCGATCCGCAGGATCTTGCCCTGGGGTACGGAGAGATCCTGCGGCACCGTGCCGCCCGCGCCCGCCGCGCCGTCGCCGACGCCCACGTACAGCAGTCCGTACGCACGGCTCCAGCGGGGGGTGCGGGGGTTGAAAGCGATTTCCTGGATGGTGTGGTATGTGTTGGCGAAGCCCAGGCGCATCACCTCGCGGCGGCTGCCGCTGAAGGTCGCCGCCGCGGGGTCGTCGGCGGTCCACTCGGTGATGACGCTGTGCAGCCGGGCGCCCTGCGGGGCGGGCAGATCGGGCGTTCTGGTGGTGAGCGCGTCCCGGCCCTCGGTGTGCGCGGTGTAGAAGACGCCGTTGTGCGCGAAGCCGGGGTGGAAGGCGACGGAGCCGAGACCGCTGCCGAGCCCCTGATGGGACCAGAAGTCGGGGCCGACGGCCGTGCCCACGTCCAGATAGGGGCGGGAGGCGCCCGCGCGGTCGACGAGGTACAGCGTGCCGTTGAGGTCGGGGACATAGAGCCGGCCGGAGCGGCCGGGCACCTCCCCGAGCTGGGCGATCCGGGCCCAGCGCTTGAGCCGGGCGTCGGTGGGCGGCGGCACCGGCGCGGACTGCGGGAGCGTGGCGAACTCGGTCAGCACCAGACCCTGCCGGGACGGTGTCGGGTCGGGTAACGGATCGGCGATGGGGGACTCGTCCCCGGCGTGTGCTGGAGGAACGAACAGTGCGATGAGCAGGGCCCCGGCGGATATCGCCAGCCGGGCTCTTCGTGGCGTGGGCATCCCGTTCACCTCATCGGTCGATGGCGCGGCGGCTCGACTGCGGATGCATGGAGAAAGCGCTTACGGAAAGCGCTTTCGCCAAGCTACAAAGCCGCGCCGCCCTCGGCAAGCCCTCCTTCTTCCGCCACTCGGCCCGGGGAAGGGCCACCCGCACCCCGTGCGCGGCCGAACGACTGCCTCGGCCCAGGGGCGAGTGGGCCGAAGGGGCGCGTGACCGCCGAAAGCGGGGAGCGGGCCCCTGTCTCCTCTGGGCCGGGCGTTTGCCTCGACCCTGCGGCGAGTGAGCCGAAGGGGTGCCGCGAGTGCCGAAAGCGGAGAGCGCGCCCCTGTCTCCTGGGCTGGACGTTTGCCTCGACCCCGCGGCGAGTGAGCCGAAGGGGTGCCGCGGGCGCCGAAAGCGGAGAGCGCGCGGAGGTTCCGAGGAACGAGGAACCGAGCACGGTCGACCGTCGGCGCACGCTCTGGCACCCCGGAGGCGAACCGAGCCACAAAAAGGGCGGGGCGGCTCAACTTGGTCGGCTGACCTGCCGATAGGGACGCCGAACGGATATATCCGACTGAAAGGCACCATCTCATGGCATGGCAGACAGCGCTCCGGCGCGCCTCGTGCCGGACCCCGCGCCGGCACCGTACGCGATCCCTCGCCCGTACCCTCCTCGCGACGGCGGCGACGCTGCTGACGGCGGCGGGCACGGCGCTCGTCCCGGTGTCCGACGCGGTCGCTTCGGAGACTCCCGGCAGCTACACCAACTACGGATTCCCGGTCGGCACCTCCGGGTTCTCGGACATCACCTTCCGTACCACGGTCACCCAGGACCCCGGCCAGGCGGCCAACGTCTTCTGGAGCCACCAGTTCGACTTCACCGGAGGGCACACCGCGTACACCGGGATGCAGGCCAACGGTCCCGATCAGCAGCGCACCTTCCTCTTCTCGGTCTGGGACGCGACCGAGGCGAAGGCGGGGAGCACGGGCAGCGAGTGCGTCGACTTCGGCGGTGAGGGCGTCGGCAAGAGCTGCCGACTGCACCGCGAGTGGGTGCAGGGGCACACCTACCGCACCACCGTCACCCATGAGGGCGATCGCTGGTTCGCGGCGACCGTGACCGACGAGACGACCAAGGACAGCTTCACCCTGGGCAGCATCCGGGCCGCCGCTTCGACGATCTCACCGAGCGGCATGGTCGACTGGACCGAGTATTTCGAGTGGAACGACCCCCGGGCCTCCTGCTACGACCAGCCCTACTCACGGGCCGAGTTCGGACTGCCGAAGGGTGACAAGGAAACCGTGTCCGCCTCCGTCTCCTCGACGAAGGTCAGCGCGGCCTGTGCCAAGGTGAGCCAGGTGGACAGGACCACGACCGGCAGCGTCCAGACCAACGGCATCGGCAACTCCGTCCGCGGACCGATCACCGGTCTCGGCGGCAAGGTGATCGACGCCTCGGGCGGGGCCACCAACGGCACCAAGGCGATCCTCTACCGCGCGACCGGCAAGGCCAATCAGGCATGGGTCCTCGGCGCGGACGGGGCCGTGCACCTGATGAAGAGCGGACTCTGTCTCACCGTCGCGAACAACGCGACCGCCGCCGGCAGCCCCGTCCAGGTCTCGACCTGCGACGGAGGCACCGGCCAGCAGTGGCGGGCCCAGAACGGCACCCTGCTCAACCCGGCCTCCAAACGCTGCCTCGCCCCGCACGGCGGCTCCTCGGCCAACGGCACCGCCCTCGAACTCGCCGACTGCGACGGCGGCACCCCCCAGAAATGGACCGTCCCGGTGACGCCCTGATTCTTTGTGGCTCGGTTCGCCTCCGGGGTGCTGAAGCGTGCGCCGACGGTCGACCGTGCTCGGCCGCTCGTTCCTCACGGCCTGCGCGCGCTCTCCACTTTCGGCACCCGCGGCACCCCTTCGGCTCACTCGCCTCAAGGCGGAGGCAAACGCCCGGCCCAGGGACGGGGCAGGGCAAAGGGCGAGGGCTCACTCGCCCCGGGGGAACCGCCCCGGGACGGGGCCATCGTCCACGCCGACACGGGGCACGGGGCACGGGGTAATCGTCCGGCCCGGAGGCGGGCGCAGGCGGGCCGTTCACCTCCGGGCAGGCTCGACGCCCGCCAGGGCTCCCGCCGTCAGGGCGTACGCGATGAGGACGGCGAACGGCATATGGCCGCCCACGCTGTCGATGTCGTCGATGAACCAGCCGGAGACCAGGAACCAGACGAAGCCGCCGACGACGGCGAGCAGGACGGTGCCTTTCTCCCGCATCAGCCGCATACCGGCCCACAGCAGGATCGGCATGAGAATCCACGAGGCACCCGTGGCGAAACCGAACTCGACGATGCCGCCCCAGGGGCCGTCATCGGCTCCCGCTTCACGGGCCGAGGTATACCCGACGGACATGACGGAGTGGCAGACGGCCGCGGCGACCGCGGCGGCGAGGGTGCCCTTGAGAAGTCGTACGCGGTGAAGTGGCATGGCGAATCCTAGCCCGGGACACGGCGATGGGCCCCGGCGCGGAGTGCGCCGGGGCCCATCGTTTCAGACCGTTCACATCGTTCGGACCGGGACGTGATCAGTGACGATCCGTCCGGGGACCCCTACAGGTGGCGGTCCAGGGCGTTGGCGTAGAGACGCGCGCCCTCGATCTTCGGGTGGAAGGACTTCATCGACGGCAGGGGCGCGTCCGTGTCGGCCTCGGAACGGCCGCTGAGCACGATGCCGTGGATGGACTCGGGGTTACCGCAGACGGCCTTGCCCGCGAAGTCCTGCGCGGGGTTGACGTACGTGGCGCCGACAGCCGCCGCCGCGTTGCCCATCTCCGTCGCCAGGTGCGGGGCGACCTGCTCGTTCAGCCACGGCGCCTCGCCGGTGCCGATGCCCGGGATGCACTGGCCGAGCCCGCTGAGGAGCGGCGGGTAGCCCATGAGGAAGATCTTGGCGTTCGGAGCCGCGGTCTTGATCTCGTTGAGCACCCTGATGATCTTCGGCTTGACCTGATTGGTGATCCAGCCGGGGATGAAGTTCTTCAGCGGCCCGCTCTTCGTCCCGGTGTCGTCACCCGTGTTCGGGTCCGGAACGCCGATCTCGGCGTCCTGGCACATCAGCAGACCGGCCTTGTAGATGCACTCCTCGATGATGGGCACGAACAGGCTGTCGTTGCCGCCGACGGCGAGGGTGACCATGTCGGTGTTGTTGTCCAGGTAGCCCAGCTCCATCTGCGGCAGGGAGTTCTCCTGGAGCTTCCCGCCCTTCCAGATGTTGAACGTCTGCGCTCCGGAACAGGCGATGAAGTTCAGGTCGACATCACCGTAGGCGTCGGAGATGGCGCCGATGGACTGGGTCTTGCCGGGCAGGGTCGCCTGCCGGACCCAGGCGTGCTTGGAGCGGTGGCAGGTGTTCTTCACCTCGGTGCCGCCGAGGGACTCCTTGTAGTCCGTCTCGCGGAAGTAGTCCTTGCCGCCGTCGGTGTCGGCGCCCTCGCCCGAGGCGAAGGAGTCGCCCATGCCGACCACGTGGGTCGGGTTGGAGCTGAGCTTCTGGAAGGCGACGGCGTCCCACGCGATGTCGACGCCGACCTTCTCCTCGGTGATGTTGGAGAGGGACACCGACGGGGTGCCGGTGAAGTTGAAGACACCGAGCGAACGCCACTCGTTGCTGCGGATGCGCTGCGGGGCGACCCGCTGCGGCGAGGTGGAGTTGGTGCCCGACACCGTGTACTTGGCATGCTGCGAGCGGGCCGCGACATTCGGCATGTGGACGAGGACACGGGTCCAGCCGGAGACCGTGCTCGGGCCGGTCCAGGTGCCGGTGACCTTCATCCGGGGCGCCTCGGCGGAGGCGGCCTTACGGGTGGTGGAGAACCACATGTGGTTGCCGTAGCCCACGCCGAGCTGATGGGTGTCCATCTTGGCCGAGGGTGAGGCGAAGTTGAACGAGAACGAGCCTGACGACTGCGCGGTGTCCGTGCAGCGCCGGAAGTCCGCGCCCGCGATCCGCTGGCCGGTGTTCACGTTGTCGACGATCGTGGTGCCGATCGGCAGTCCGGAGTTGCACCGGGGCGGGTGCGAGTTGCCGTCCGCCTCCTCGGGATAGGTGCTGTTGAAGCGGAACAGCTCGAAGCCGCACATCGAGCTCTCGCACTTCTTCCACTCGACCTTCGCGTTCCACCAGCACTTCCAGTCCGCGCGCTGGCACGGGCCGGTCGCGGGCGAGTCGTTCGACGCGCCGTCCTGGATCTTCATCGGGTCGCACTCGTTGGAAGTGTTGCAGAAGAGACCGACCGGGGGCTTGGCCAGGGTACGGAAGGACGTCTGGGTCCACCACGCGGCACGGTAGCCGTGGACCATCTTGCCCGGCTCCTCCAGGGCCTCCAGCGGGCGGGCGGCCCAGCCGATGACCTTCTCGGGGTAGGGCCAGAACTGCGGCTTGGCGGCGTGGGAGTAGTCGTCCGCGCCGGTCGGACCCTCCAGGAACGGGGTGCGGTTCGGCTTGTAGGTGGGGTTGGCGGGGTTGTTGGCCCAGCCCACGCCCCACTTGCCGCTGTTGGTGCCCGCGTTCGCCTGGGGGTAGAAGCCCGAGTTGTAGGCCCACAGGGCGAAGAACCAGTTCTCGATGTGCTTGGGGTCGCCGTTGTTGACGGTCATCCCCTCGCCGCGGGTCTGGTTCCACTTCTCGGCGAGGATGTTGACACCTGCCGCGACGTTCGCGGTGTAGTCCAGCGCCACGGCCTCCTGGTAGAGACGCGGCTTGGACGGCCGGACGGTGCCGTTCTCGTACGGCTTGTTCGGCAGCCGCATGCCGTCGGTGACCTGGGTGATGCCGTAGCCGCAGTCGGCGGCCTTCCAGTTGATCAGCCACGGGTCGCTGACCTGGCCGTGCGCGTTGTGCTTGACGCCGTAGTAGTTGCCGATGAGGCTGTTGGCGGTGGTGCCCGGCGCGGCGAAGCGGGTGGCCTGCCACATGTTGGATTCCTGGGCGGTGATGCCGAGGAACACCTGCGCCGGGATGCGTCCGCCGCCCGTGAGCGCGGTGAGACCGCCGGCGAGGGCCTGCGGCGAGTAGGCGCCCATGCCCATGTTCTTCCAGTTGGCCGGGCGGGAGACCTTCGCGTCGAGGGTGCCCTCGATGGCGCGGTTGACGGCCCACTCGATCTGCCGCGGCTTGGGCTGGAACGCCTGCTTCTGCGGGTTGCCGCGCTCGACGGCGCAGGTGCGCTCCGCCTCCGGCTCGGCGATGCTCAGCCGGGCCTTGCCGCCCGCCGTGCTCGGGCTGCCCGCGGGGGCGACGCCGAGCGCCGGGGAGCGGCCGGCGCCCTCGGCCGGGTCCGGGTTGACCGGGGCGGCGGCCGGGTTGGCCTCCAGCACCGAGTCACGGCCGGTGGGCAGGTGCCGCATCGCGATGCGGGCCGTACGCGCCTGGGCGTACTCCTCGGGCCGGATGCGGGTGTCCTTGCCGTCGGCCCAGGAGCTGAACACGGAGGAACGCGCCTTGGTGGAGACGACGGCGTCCTTGTCCAGGCCACCGGGGTTGCGCACGCTCGCGGGGAGGGCGCCGACGTTCTTCGCGTGGCCGGTGACGACCGCGGTGCCGTCCGCGGAGCGGGTGAGGTCGACCGAGGTCAGATTGCCCTCGGCGACGGTGCGCGCCTTCGCGGCCCGGCCCTTGACCTCACCACCGGTCAGATACTTGACCCGGGAGGTCTGGCCGGCGGACGCCAGCTCGTCGGAGCGGGCCCCGGCGGCACGGGCCTTGCCGGCCTTCTTCGCGTCGTGCTTGCGGTCGACGAAGGCGAGGCCGCCCTCCTTGGTCACCGACAGGCTGAAGGGCACGTTGTCGGTGCGGGTGACCAGCGTGGAGCGGCCGTCCTGGCCGACCCGCACGATCGCGTTGCCCTGGGCGGCGACGATGCCGTCGCGGGTCGGGACCGCGGAGGTCACCTGGCCCTTGACGGTGATCGGCTTCGCCGTCTTCCCGTTGCGGGCGTCGACGGTGATCAGCCGCGTCTCGTTCTTCTTCGACGTCTTCTCGTCGGTGAACTGCGACAGGACCGCCTGCTCGCCGTCGCCGCAGCCGGGCGAGAAGTAGGCGAGGCTGGCCTGGTACGGGAGCTTCTCGACCGCGCCCGTGTTCAGGTCGACGGTGGCCGTGAACGCGCCACGGGCCATCAGGTCCAGCTTGTTGGTGAAGGTGCGGGGCGCGTACGCGACCACGGCACGGTCACCGGAGGCGGTGACGCAGGCGTTGCCGATCCAGGTGTCGGTGTCGACGAAGCCGGGCTCGGCCAGCGTCGCGGCCGTCTTCCAGCGGTAACCGTCCTTCTCGTCGGCGGTCAGCAGATGGAAGCCGGTGGCGTCACCGATCGTGGTCCACGCGGTGTCGGTGGACGTGGTGTACCCGGAGCCGAGGACCTTGGTGCGGTCCTTGGCCGGAACCCGGTCCTTGTGGCCTTCCTTGTCCGCGCGGGCGGCGGGCTCGGCGCCCTCGGACCAGCCCTCGGCGGCGTTGGCGGGAGGCGTCGGTTCGGCGGCGTTGGCGTACAGCGCGCTGCCGAAGGCTATCGCCGTGGCAATGGCACAACTTATGGGAACGCGCGCGGCGTTGAGCCCATAACTGCGCTTGGATCTGCTCAAAGCGGTGGGATTCCTTTCCGAATGGTGCCGCTTGTTCTGCATGGCCCCGGCCGATTCGGCGGGGGCACGGTGGTGTCCGCTCCGACAGACGCCCGGAGTCCGGGGAAATTCCATGGAAATTCCATGAAAAACAGACCGGACAGGCGTACTTCGGACAGCGGGAAGCCGTGCTCCCCGGTGGGGAACACGGCTGCGAAAGTGGTTCAGACCTTTGTCTGGGGGGAGCCGAGCAGCTCCCAGGTGACGGGGCCCCTGCCGTCGCCTTCGAGGTCGTAGACGACGGTCGCGTCGGTGGACCACCACTGACCGTCGTAGTCGACCGGTGCCGCATGGCAGTTCAGGCCGGTGGAGTTGGCCCAGGCGGCGTTGAGGTCGGCGGTGACGTCGCAGGTCCGGCTGGACCGTACGGTGTCGGACCCGGTGGCGGTGGGGCGGCTCTCCAGCCGCGTGGTCACCTTGACCGAGGTGAAACGCTTGCTCCGGTCGATGACCTGGTCCACCAGGATGCCCCAGTGGAGGACGGTGCGTCCGGTCACCGGACCGGTGGCGCCGGACTGGATCTGGACGCAGTTCTCCGCGTGGACCTGGGTGTCGGGTTTGTCTCCGGGCAGGTCGAGATCGCGGCTGTCGCCCGGGGTCGCGCAGCGCAGCGCGGTACCGGCCGCCGGTCCGGCGGGGGCGGCGGAGGCAGGAGCCGCGAGGGCCGCCCCACCGCCCAGGAACGCCAGTGCGGCGATGACGGCGGTCGTCCTTCTGGGCGCACAACGACGCACGGAATCTCCTGAGAAAAAGACACACTTCGCCGGATGGATGCCCTTGATGACCGGCCGGTGGCTCCGGAAAGTCACCGGCTGATCATGAAGAGATCATGAGTAGACACCCCAACACGCCGCCTTATCAAGCCTGATTCCCAAAAAAATGGCGTGATCGCTCGCTCTCCACCGCAGATTTCCGTCCCGTCCGCCGGTCGGACATCACTCGGCGATAACTCCCGACCGAACTTCCGGTAAAACGCGACTTCTTACGGATTCATCTGCCATCTTTCGGACTATGTACCCTCTTTCCGTCCTCGTTAATTGAGCCAGATTCAGTGCGGGATCAGCCATGTTGCGCAAAGGATGTTTGAACATCCCGATGTTGGATCGGACAGCGACCCGTCCGGGCGGTACCGCGGCCATAGGGTTTCAGCCAGGGACACCGCCCGACGGCGCGGTGAAGCCGACCCGGTCCGCCGAGCGCACCAGCTCCGGATCGTCGCCCAGGGCGTGTTCGGCCACCCGGGAGACCACCGGGGCCGGGATGTCGTCCAGGCCGTAGGTGGCATGGGTGTCATGGGGCAGCACCACGGCGAACCCCCGCTCGACCGCGCCCGCCGCCGTGGCGCTCACACACATCTCGGAGAGCACCCCGGCGATCACCACCCGTCCGACGCCCCGGCCGCGCAGCAGCTCCGCGAGGCCCGTCCCCGCGAAGCCGTCGTCCTCGTCCTTGCGCACGACATGCTCACGGTCCGACTCCCGCACCGGCAGCAGCAGCTCCCAGCCGGGGGAGCCGGGCTCGTCCACCGCGCCCGGCTCCCCGTCGTTGCGCAGATGCACCACGACCGCGCCCGCCGCACGGGCCCGCTCCAGCAGGGCCGCCAGCCGCAGCGTCAGCCCGGCCGCGTCCGGCACGGCGTGGGACCCGGTCAGAAAGGCGCTCTGCGCGTCGACGAGGATCAGCGCCTGCGCGTCGGCCGCGCTCTCCCGGTACGGCGCCGAGACCCAGACCCCCTCGTGGACACGGCCCCCGTCGGCGGGGGCCGCCCCGGCGGCCCGCTGCTCCCCGGTCCCGACTGTCTCCTGCACGCTTCCCACCTCATATGATCGACGATCCCCCCACCGTAACCGGCTGTCGTGACGGACCGTCACGACCGACGGCGGGCCCCGGGCCGCCCGGCATCGCGGAGCCTGCCGACCGGCCCGGCCGAATCCGGGGCGGCCTCCTTTACGGCCCCGGGGGCGGCCCCTACCCTCCGGGGGCATGACGCCGACCGGTGCACGACGCCCCCGCGGCACCTCACTGCTCGTCGCGGGCGCGACTCTGCTGGGCTCCCTCCTGCTGAACGCCGCGCCCTCCGCACAGGCGCGCGCCGGGGAGGCGCCGCTGACCGAGACCGCCGCCGTGGTCCCCGTCCGGACGACGGGACCGGCGGAGAAGCGTTTCAACCTGATCTTCCTGGGCGACGGCTACACCGCTGCCGAACTGCCCCGGTTCCGGGCCGACGTGGAGCGGCACCTCCAGACGCTGTGGTCGCTGGAGCCCTTCGCCTCGTACCGCTCGTACCTGAATGTGTGGGCGGTGGAGACGGCGTCGGCCGAGTCCGGTGTGGACTGCGACCCCGGGCTGTCCTCGCCGCGCCGGGACACCGCCCTCGGGATGGGCTTCTGGGGCGGCTGCGACCCGGCGTCGGTCCAGCGGCTGCTGACGGTGGACGGCACGGCGGCGCAGGCGCTGGCCGCCCTCGTCCCCGGAGCGGGCGCGGCCAACCGCCAGATCGTGGCGCTGGCCAACAGCACCACGTACGGCGGCGCGGGCGGCGCCCACGCCACGGCCTCCGGCGGCAGCGCCCTCTCGTCCCTCATCACCCCGCACGAGCTGGGCCACACCCTGGGCGGGCTCCAGGACGAGTACGACTACTACGCGCGGGGCGTCCCCGGCGGCACCCACCCCGGCGCGGAGCCCGCCTCCCGCCAGCACACGGTCCTCAGCGAGCCGCTGATGCGCGAGCGGCGCGCCAAGTGGTGGCGCTGGCTGGGCGAGCCCAGCGAGTCGGGCGGGGTCATCGGCCGCCACGAGGGCGGCCTCTATCTCACCCGGGGGGTGTGGCGGCCCAGCAGACACTCGATGATGCGGACGCTGGGCTATGCCTTCGACCAGGTCAGCCGGGAGATCCTGGTCCAGCGGACCGCGGCGCTGGTCGATCTGGTGCAGGGCCACACCCCCACGGGCGCGCCCGTCGGCGCCGACCGGGTGCTGTGGGTCGACACCCTGCACCCGGTGGGCGGGGAGCTGCGCGTGGTGTGGCGGGTGGACGGCCGCGAGGCGGGGGGCACGGGCAACGCCAGGACGCTGGATCTGCGCCCCCTCGGGCTCGGGCCCGGCCGGCACACCGTGACGGCGACCGTCACCGACCCCACGCCGTTCGTCCGCGACCCCGCGATCCGGGGCTCGTCCGCACTGACCCGCACTGTCACCTGGACGGTGGACCCGGGGCTGACCACCCCGTTCCGCCGCACGCCTGTCGCGTTCACGGCGCACACCCCGACGGACTCCCCGGTGGGGGCGCGGGGCGTGGTGTACGCGGACACCACGCACCCCGACGACGGCACCCCGGCGGTGCGCTGGAGTCTCGACGGGCGTCCGCTGGCCAACCCGGGCAACGACCGGGACCTGGATCTGGGGGCGCTGCGGCTGCCACCCGGCACCCACCGGCTCACGGCCGCGATCGCCGGGACGGACGCCCGGCTGAGCTGGACCGTGGACGCCACCCCCGCCGTCGCCGCCCCTGAGCTGTCGGAGCCGCTGCGGACCGTGCACCGGCCGGGACGGCCGGTGGAGTACGTCTACGACGGTCCGTTCACGATGCGGCTGACGGGCCGGGACGACCGCGGCGGCGCGGTGGTGACCCAGTTCCGCGTCGACGGCGACGGCTGGCAGACCTACTACGGCTGGCCCACGGACGCCCGGGAGCCCTATCGCTTCACCCCGGGCGGAACGGAGATCGACGGGCTGGTCCACGGCAAGCTGGGCACCCACCGGGGCGTGCCCTGGGAGGACGCGACCCCCGACTACGGAACGCATACGATCGAGTACCGCACGATCGACGCTTCGGGTAATATCTCTTCCGCGCGGCCCTTTCTGGTCACCCTGCTGCCTCCGCGGCGGGCCGCGCCCTGATGAGCTGCTGAAACGCCGCGATGGCGGGCGGGCAGCCGGGCCCGCACGCCATCGCGCTTCGTATGGATGTGTGTGGGGGATTTCCATCGCCCCGAACAGAACGGCTCAGGTGAGCAGGAAGTCCGCCTTGCCCGACTTCGCCCCCTGGATGAAGGCCGCGATCTCACCGGGTGTGTAGATCAGCGCGGGACTCTCCGGGTCCGCCGACTGGCGCACGGCCACCCGGCCGTCGGCGAGCTTCATGGTCTCGAAGCAGTTTCCGCCGTTGCCGCCGCTCCACGGCTTGTGCCAGCCGACCTCGCCGAGGTCGGTGGCGGGCATGCCGTTGTATACGTGATCCATTCACAGCTCCTTGCGAAGACCCCTCAGGATCTCCTTCGTGCGTTGTGCAGTCGCGGCCTGAGCCGCCATGCGGTCCAGAACCTCCAGATGGGAGGCGACCTCCGGACGCGCGTCGAGATAGACGGCCCCGGTCAGATACTCGCTGTAGACCATGTCCGGCAGCTCGGGCACCGCGAACCGGAACAGGACGAACGGTCCATAGGTACCGGGGTGGTGTCCGGTCGCGAACTCCGCGATCTGCAGGGTGACATGGGGCAGTTCCATGCCGTCGAGCAGCTTGTCGATCTGGCCTCTCATGACCTCCGGACCGCCGACGGGCCTGCGCAGGACCGTCTCGTCCATGATCACCCACAGCCGGGGGGCGTCCTCCCGGGTGAGCAGGGCCTGCCGCTGCATCCGCAGCGCCACATGGCGCTCGATGTCCTCGGGGTCGGTCTGTCCCACGGCCCCGCTGGTCATGATCGCCCGGGCGTAGCCCTCCGTCTGAAGCAGACCGGGGATGAAGTGGGGCTCGTACGAGCGGATGAGGCTGGCCGCCCCCTCCAGGCTGACGTACATGCTGAACCAGCCGGGCAGCACATCGTGGAACCGCTGCCACCAGCCCGGCTTGTTGGCCTCCTCGGCCAGCTCGATGAAGCCGCGCGCCTCTTCGTCGTCTATCCCGTAGGCACCCAGCAGCAGCTGGACATAGGGGATCTTCAGGGCGACCTCGGCGGTCTCCATACGGCGGATGGTGCCCGCGGCGACACGAAGGACCTTCGCGGCCTCCTCGCGCTTGAGCCCGGCCCGCTCCCGCAGATCCTGCAAGCGCTTGCCGAGGACGACCTGCCCCACGGTGGGGGCGGACCGCGGTTCACTCACTTCTCCGACCTCCCCACGTGCTGTTGCCGAGAAGTCTGCCATGGGCCCGCATCGATGAATATGCCCACTCTGAAAAATTCAGAGTGGCCCTTGCCAAGTTGTCCATTTCAGGGCGACAGTGGTCGGGTGAATCGTGACGCGCTCCACGCACCACTCCTGGACCCGTGCTCGGGGGTCGACCACCACAGGTACGGCTTCGAGCTGCCGGCGCGTGTCGAGTACGTCTCCAGAGCCCGTCGGCTGGCCCGCGCCCGACTGGAGCACTGGGGCATCGG
The nucleotide sequence above comes from Streptomyces clavuligerus. Encoded proteins:
- a CDS encoding DUF397 domain-containing protein, which produces MDHVYNGMPATDLGEVGWHKPWSGGNGGNCFETMKLADGRVAVRQSADPESPALIYTPGEIAAFIQGAKSGKADFLLT
- a CDS encoding helix-turn-helix domain-containing protein: MSEPRSAPTVGQVVLGKRLQDLRERAGLKREEAAKVLRVAAGTIRRMETAEVALKIPYVQLLLGAYGIDDEEARGFIELAEEANKPGWWQRFHDVLPGWFSMYVSLEGAASLIRSYEPHFIPGLLQTEGYARAIMTSGAVGQTDPEDIERHVALRMQRQALLTREDAPRLWVIMDETVLRRPVGGPEVMRGQIDKLLDGMELPHVTLQIAEFATGHHPGTYGPFVLFRFAVPELPDMVYSEYLTGAVYLDARPEVASHLEVLDRMAAQAATAQRTKEILRGLRKEL
- a CDS encoding M64 family metallopeptidase: MTPTGARRPRGTSLLVAGATLLGSLLLNAAPSAQARAGEAPLTETAAVVPVRTTGPAEKRFNLIFLGDGYTAAELPRFRADVERHLQTLWSLEPFASYRSYLNVWAVETASAESGVDCDPGLSSPRRDTALGMGFWGGCDPASVQRLLTVDGTAAQALAALVPGAGAANRQIVALANSTTYGGAGGAHATASGGSALSSLITPHELGHTLGGLQDEYDYYARGVPGGTHPGAEPASRQHTVLSEPLMRERRAKWWRWLGEPSESGGVIGRHEGGLYLTRGVWRPSRHSMMRTLGYAFDQVSREILVQRTAALVDLVQGHTPTGAPVGADRVLWVDTLHPVGGELRVVWRVDGREAGGTGNARTLDLRPLGLGPGRHTVTATVTDPTPFVRDPAIRGSSALTRTVTWTVDPGLTTPFRRTPVAFTAHTPTDSPVGARGVVYADTTHPDDGTPAVRWSLDGRPLANPGNDRDLDLGALRLPPGTHRLTAAIAGTDARLSWTVDATPAVAAPELSEPLRTVHRPGRPVEYVYDGPFTMRLTGRDDRGGAVVTQFRVDGDGWQTYYGWPTDAREPYRFTPGGTEIDGLVHGKLGTHRGVPWEDATPDYGTHTIEYRTIDASGNISSARPFLVTLLPPRRAAP